The Rhodothermales bacterium genomic interval CTCGGCGTCTTCGTCGGGAATTGTCACGTCAAACTCCTTCTCGAACTCCATGATGAGCTCAACGGTGTCGAGTGAGTCGGCGCCCAGGTCGTTGATGAAGTTGGACTCGATGGTGATGTTGTCTTCCTCGACGCCAAGTTTGTCGGCAACGATGGCGAAGACTTTAGATTGGATCTCGGACATAACAGGCGTTCTTGCTGATGGTATGGTGGGTGTGTGCCGGGTCGCATTCGCGAGCGCGCCAAATTAAACCAGGGCGCCGGTAGAAGCAATGCTGGGGCAAACAGCCGTGCAAACAGGCGGCTTTAATCACCTGCGACGAACGTTTGTTTCGCCCCGGGCCAGGGCCCCTCACGCGCACATATTCATCATAGCCATCCGTCGGAGATGCTGGAGCGCCGAACGGAGGTAGGTGGTTGTCTGGTAGACGCGGCTCAGTCGGAAGGCCCCTTCCAACGTACAAACGATGTGCGAGGCAAACGCAGGAGGCTCGATCGTGCGCACGAAGTCGCCCAGCAACTGGCCGCGGCGGAGGACGTGTTCGATGGCGAGCTGAACACCCATCAGCTCCCGACGCGCCTGGGCTTTGATGTCCGGATCGATGCCCTCTTCGCTGAGAGCGTTAAACAATGCGCACCCGCCTTTAAACGGGGGATGGGAAAAAAGATACTCGAAGCCGTCAAAGATGGCCGCAAGTTGGTCGGGCGCGCTGGCGTGCGCCGCGATCACCCGGTGGAGATGGGCGACGGACTGGCCGGCGGCGTACGCAAAGGCGGCCTTCGCAAACTGCTGGGGATTTTCAAACGCCCAGCTCCGCTCGGTCTCGGTGTCCACACACGCACGCCACACATCAGTAAAATACCGATCGCTGTAGCCAATGTGGTTAAATAGCTGTGCCGCCTCCTGAAGTACCGGCTTTTTGATGACGCCTTCTGTACGCATACGATATAATTCTACTCAGCCTATACCCCTCAGGGAAAAGCCGAAACCGTTCGCAATGTTCTGTGTCCCAGTAGCCCTCAACACGAATCCTCGACACGGAAAGCACCAAAGAAAAGCGCTTCCATGGCGATTGTCAACTGCCTGTGGGCCGGCGAGGCGTAATTCATAGTTCGCCGTTGATCACCGTCTTCTAGCCATATGTATGCCGTTTTGGTTCCACGCCGGCACGCGCTTTTTCCAGCACGTGTGCCTCTCTCGCCCGTACTGCTTTGGGTGGCTTATGCGGCGTCGAATTCGTATTCCCGATCGAATCATTGTTCCCGCTGTGTCGTGCAATGTCGCCATCGCCTGGTTGCCGCCGAGCGCAACGATCGAGCCTCGCTCTTTTTTTACCTTCACGATTTTTAACTCCCCCTCTTTAACTCCAAGTTTCAGTTAAGCATGGCTTATCTCTTTACATCCGAATCCGTATCCGAAGGGCATCCGGATAAAGTTGCCGATCAGATCTCCGACGCCATTCTTGATGCGTTGCTCGAGCAAGATTCCCGCAGCCGCGTCGCCGTGGAAACCCTGGTCACGACCGGGCTCGTCATGTTATCCGGAGAAGTGACCACCAGCGCGTATATCGATGTGCAGCAGATTGCGCGGGACGTGATTCGGGAAATCGGGTATGTCGACCCCCGGCTTCGCTTCGACGCGGAATCCTGCGCGGTGCTGAGCAGTATCCACGAGCAGAGCCCGGACATCAGCCAGGGGGTCACCGAAGGCGCCGGCCTGTATGCCGAGCAGGGCGCGGGCGACCAGGGCATGATGTTTGGTTACGCCTCTTGTGAGACGGAGGAACTGATGCCGATGACGCTCGTCTTCTCCCACGGCCTGGTCCGCGAACTGGCGAACATTCGTAAGCACACGAACCTGATGCCGTACCTTCGCCCGGATGCCAAGAGCCAGGTCACGATCGAGTACGAGGATGACCGCCGCACCCCGCGCCGAGTCCATACCGTGGTGGTCTCAACACAGCACGATGAGGAGGTTTCACAGAAGCGGATCTACGAAGATGTGCGCGAAATCCTGCTACCTCGTGTTATCTCGGCGGATTTGATCGATAAAGATCTCATCCTGCACGTCAACCCGACGGGGCGCTTCGTCATCGGCGGCCCCCACGGTGACACGGGGCTTACGGGCCGCAAGATCATCGTCGATACCTATGGCGGTCGTGGCGCCCATGGTGGTGGTGCGTTTAGCGGCAAAGACCCTTCGAAGGTCGACCGCTCGGCCGCTTATGCGGCGCGGCACGTGGCCAAAAACCTGGTCGCCGCCGGCCTGGCCGAGGAAGTCCTCGTCCAGATCGCCTACGCCATCGGCGTGGCCTCTCCCGTGTCGATCGACGTCAGCACCTATGGCACGGGAGTTGTTGACGACAAGCAGCTGGTGCAACTCGTCCGCGAGACGTTCGATCTGCGCCCGACCTCCATCATTCGTCAGCTAGACCTGCTTAGGCCGAAATATCGTCAGACGGCGGCGTACGGTCACTTCGGTCGCTCAGAATTCTCATGGGAAGCGTTGGATCGCGTCGATACCCTGAAGCGCGGAGCCGCGCAGTTGGCTTGAGTCTGTTCGGGCGCCAAAACCGCTTGCGACGGGGTGGGCCCGGGAAGCTGGCCGCGCTGGTGCTGCTCGTGGCGCTCGCGACGGCGCCCGGTGCGCATGCCCAGGTCCGCCCGGGCCGTGCCCGGATGGCGGAAAGGCTATCCACGCCGGCCGCCGAACGCTTCGCACTCGCCGACACGCTCACACGGTTTCGCACACGAACCGTCCCGGGCGGGCGCCTTGACCTCGACTCCGGTGTGCTGCGCGCCGCCTACCGGATCCCGGCGGACGGGTCGCTCCTGGACGGTACCGCGGAAGCATCCGCCCGTCGCTACCTGGCCAGGGAAGCGGGGGCTTTTGGACTCGATCCGTCGTTGCAGGACCTGGTGGTGATCGGTCGGGTGGTAGGCGAACGGAGCAGTCATCTCACCTTTCAGCAGGTGTATCGCGGCATCCCGGTCTACAATCGCACGGTGCGCGTCAATCTCGATGCGCGTGGCGCACCCACCCAGGTGCTCAGCGGCTATGCGCCGGCGCTCGCGCCGCCGTCGGGCATCGCCCCCGCGCCGATCCTCTCGCCCGAGGATGTCGTCGCGCTGGCCCGAGGGTTCTTGCGCGGCGACATGGCCCGCCATACGCCGCCCGGCCCGGTCATCCTCCCGGATCCCTTCCGGCTCGCGTGGCGGCTCGTGGCCTGGGGCGCCGTCAGTCATGCGGAATGGGAGATTCTGGTGGACGACGCCACCGGCGAGCCCATCCAGATCCGTGACCTCAGCACCCACGCTCATGCCTATCCCGCCGGCGATTCGCCATCGTTCCTATCAAGGCGGGCGCCCTCGAACCCTCTTCCCTCGATTGCCCGTGTGCCCGGCCAGGGATATGTGTTCGACCCGGATCCCCTCACGACCTCCGGCGCCGCGTATGCCCTGCCGTTCGTCGATGCAGATGATGAGGACGTACCCGAGATCAACAACCAGCGCGTACTGGTCGACCTACCCGACATCAGTCTGGGCGGCGATGGGCTCTACCGGCTGGATGGACCGCACGTCCGTATCGTCGGCGAAAGCCCCGCCGGCAACCTCGTCTACGATCCTCCCGCCGAAGCTCAACCGGATGGCTTCCGATACGGGCGCGCCGATGACGCCTTCGAGGCGGTGAACGTCTACTACCATGTCGATAAAAGCCAGCGCCACGTCAAGTCGCTCGACATTGGCCGCTCGATCCAGGATCGCGCGATATCGATCAACCCCCACGGCCTGGGCAATGAGGACAACTCACGCTTCTATCCTACCCTGAATTACATCGCGTTTGGGGCCGGCGGCGTCGACGATGCGGAGGATGCGTTTGTCATCTGGCATGAATACGGACATGCGCTTCTCCAGGAAAGCGCTCCCGGGCTGTTGGACGGTACCGAGGGGCGCGCCTTACATGAGGGCTGGGCGGATTATTGGGCCGCGTCGTACGCCCGCTCGTTGGCCGAACAAGGGATTGCCCCGCGAAACGACTGGCAGCGGTTCTTCAAGTGGGACAGCGGAGACGGCGCGATCTGGGCCGGCAGGCAACTTGCCTTCCAGGGCGTGTACCCGACCGCCACGGACTGTGACGACCGCCCGTTTGCCTGCGACATCTACTCGGACGGCATGTTGTGGGCCGTTGCGCAGATGTCGGTATACGACGTCCTTGGGCGTACGATTACCGATCGACTGAACCTGGCCTCCCACGCCTATCTGATGCACCCGGTCACCTTTCGCGATGCGGACGAGGCGATCGTCCAGGCGGATATCGATCTGTACGGCGGCGAACATGTCAACCTGTTGTTCGAACTGTTCGATCAACGCGGGCTCATCGAACACCAGAACTTCAGTCCGCTGGTGATCCATACGCCCATCACCTGGGTTGAGCAACTGGGTGGAACCGTCATCTTCGAAGTCTCTGCCGTGGGGATATCCGCTGAGATCGACCAGGTGACGATCCAATATGGATTCGGCAGCACGCTTACCGAGCAACTCACCCTCGCTCCGGTGGGCGACGATCGCTACGTCGGCGCGGTCGACATGCCGGCCGAGTCCGGGACGGTCATTTACGCCGTGGAGGTGCGCGACAAAACGGGCCTCATGAGCCGGCTGCCGTCAATCGCGGAGGAAACGCGGTACGCCTTTACCCTCGGACCGGACACCGAGCCGCCCACGATCGCTCACGAGCCGATCGGTCTCGTCGCGCTGGCCGACTGGCCGCCGGCGGTTTCTGCGCAGTCGACCGATAATCTGGGGGTCGATTCGCTTACGGTCGAGTTTCAGATCGTCGATCCCCTGGGCCGGGTGATAGCCGACTCTTCGTTTGGCCTGGTCGCCGGCGAGGATGACTATTCGGCAGCGTTTCCGGTATCCGTCGCCTCGATGTCGCCGGCCAGCGTGGTCACTTACCGGCTCCTTGCCCACGATCAGGCGCTGGTCCCCAACACGAGCACGCTACCGGCCGATGGCCTCTTCTCCTTCTCGATAGTCTCTGAAGGCGGGGTGTTACGGTATTACGACTTTGAGGCGGCGGTGGAGGGGGTCGAAGCGGATGGATCCTGGCAGATGGATACACCTACGTACGGGACACATTTTGCGCATTCAGGCGACCAGCTCTGGGGCACCAACCCGCGGGGCCCTTATGGGGAAGCGGCCGGCCGGTCGTCCCTCCAACTGCCGTCCCTGAGGGTCAGTACGGCGGGCGATACCTATCTGGTGTTCTGGCATTATGTCGATACGGAACACGACGGCACCGCCGGCCCCGGGCGGGCTACGCTGGCCACCCTCTGGGATGGCGGTAACGTCAAGGCATCGACGGATAACGGCGTATCGTGGGTCATACTCCAGCCCGTGGGCGGCTATGACGGCACGATTGCCACGGGTCGAAATAATCCAATGGGGGGAGAGCCCGGATTTGGCGGGTTCAGTTATGGCTGGCAGCGCGCGTTATTCGCCCTCCCTATCGCGGAAGAGGTGTCGATCCGGTTCGACTTCGGCGTCGATGATGGTAATGAGCAGCAGGCTCGTGCATTCGCCGGCTGGTATATCGACGACATCACGGTTCTCGGGGAGCCTCCTACGGATACCGCCCCGCCACAGGCCGGCGTCCTGCCGGCGGCCGTCCAGTCGCCAGGCCCGGGTCAGCCCTTGCCCGATCTATACGTGGAGGCCACGGACGACGTGGGCGTTCGGTCGGTTGAGGTCCTTTACACGGCCTACACTGCGGCCGGAGCCAGTGAAGGAAGTGTGCGGCTGGTGATGAGCGAGCAGAACCCGCTGGTGTTTCAGGCACCCTTTGTAGTTGCCGAGGCCGCTTCGATGGTGGTGGGCGACAGCCTCGTGTATCGAGTGCGCGTGACGGATTTCGACGGAAAAACGGCACTCTATCCGGCGCTGGGTCAACGGGCGTTCAGGGTCGAATACCGCCTGCAGGAGGCCATTGACCTGGCCGTGGATGCGGTGGCCACCGGGGTATGGCGCCGAGAGGGGACGGACTGGGTGGTGGAGAGCAACGATGCGGCGCCAGTGCTCTCCAGCCTTGTGTTCGCCAGGCAAGACCTGCCGTCGAATGTCGATCAACTATCGCTGCTCTTCCTGTACCGCGTATCCTTTTTGATGGACGAGAGCCGGGGGATGAACGTGAAGGTTTCGGAGGATGGGGGCGCCACGTGGGACCTGCTCGAACCGGTGGGCGGGTATGGTGAGTCGTTAACCGAAGGGCCCCTCGCCGGCGAGCCAGTGTTTCGGGGTGGGGCGGAAGGTCTGCAGCAAGCGACATTCGATTTGATGGATCGTCGTGGCCGGCAACTGATCGTGCGGCTTGATGCCGCCGCGGGGGTGTTCGACGAGACGGAAGTCTGGCAGCTGAGCGCGGCTACCCTGCGTTATGCTACGCTGGATCCTGTTAATGGGGGATTTGAGATTCCACGCGAACTGGCATTACACGCCAACTACCCGGATCCATTTGCCGCCTCGACCACGATCGGCTATACGATCCCCGACGACGTCCGTGTTGGGCTTGCCGTGTATGACATGCTCGGGCGCCTGCGCGCACGCCTGGTCGACGCCAACCAGTCCGCGGGTACCTATACACATTTGTTTGATGCTGGCGAACTCGCCAGCGGCGTGTATCTTCTCCGCCTCGATACGCCGATGGGTAGCCGGGTGGAGCGGATGGTCGTGGCCCGGTGAGGATGGGTCTGCGATCGGAGGCGCTTTAATTTATTTTTCGAGGCCGCGCAACCTCACTTGCACGGCTACTGTTTACACCGCGATTTAGGAGCGTCCTCGTGGCAATTACGCGGCCGGCCGCTCATTGGCATAAAAACTACCCTCGAAAGGAAGATCATGGACTACAAACAAGGAGCCTATAAAGTACGCGACCTGAGCCTCGCCGATGCCGGCCGCATGCGCATCGAGTGGGCCGAGAGCCGCATGCCCGTGCTGATGCGGCTGCGTGATAAGTATGCCGCCGCCAAGCCCTTCAAAGGATACAAGATCACGGGCTGCCTGCACGTGACGAAGGAAACGGCGGTGCTGATCGAAACGCTCGCCGCCTGTGGCGCGGAAGTGGCGTGGAGCGGCTGCAATCCACTCAGTACCAACGACGAAGTTGCGGCGGCCCTCGCGAAATCCGGCATTGAGATTTATGCCTGGCATGGCATGAACACGGAAGAATTCTACTGGTGCATCGATCGGACGATCGACAAAACCCCGCACCTCACGCTGGACGACGGCGCCGACCTTATCTTCACCGTCCACAACCGGTTCCCGGAGAAAGCCGACACCATCATCGGCGGCAGTGAGGAGACCACGACCGGCGTCCACCGCCTCCGTGCGATGGCGGCTGACGGCAAGATGTTGTATCCCGTGTATGCCGTGAACGACGCCGAGACGAAGTGGGACTTTGACAACGTCTACGGGACGGGTCAGAGCACCCTCGACGGGGTGTTGCGGGCAACGAGTGTGTTGATCGCCGGCAAGAATGTCGTCGTCGCCGGCTACGGCCACTGCGGCCGCGGCGTGGCGATGCGCGCGAAAGGCCTGGGCGCCAACGTGATTGTCACCGAGGTGAAGCCCACGGCGGCGCTGAAGGCGATCCTGGAGGGCAACAGTGTGATGACGATGGAGGACGCGGCGAAGGTAGGGGACATCTTCATCACGGCGACGGGCATGAGCGACGTGGTGCGAGGTCGGCATTTCGCGAAGATGAAAGACGGCGCCATCGTGTGTAACACGGGGCATTACGATTTCGAACTCAATCTGAAGGAGCTGGCCGAGTTGTCGAAAGATACCCGCGTCATTCGCGCCAACAACCGGGAGTACACGCTGGAAAATGGCCGGCGCGTCTACGTGCTCGCCGACGGCCGTCTGGTGAACCTCGCGGCGGCGGAAGGGCATCCGTCGGAGGTGATGGACATGAGCTTCGCCAATCAGTTCATGGCGCACCTGACGCTCGTTCAGGCCCATGAGCGGGGCGATGCGTTGCAGCCGATCGTGTACGACCTGCCGCAGGAATTGGACCAGGAGATCGCCAGCGTCAAGCTGGAGACGATGGGTCTTTCGATCGATTCACTGACCGAGGAGCAGGTAGCCTACGCGACAGACTACGCCGCCGGCACCTGATCGATCTTTGGGATCAAGCTCGATAAAAAAGCCGCGGCGGGCAATCCGTCGCGGCTTTTGTGTAGCTGGTGGTTGCGTTAATCTGGCTGTTCCCCGGATTCCCAGGTCAGGATATCCTGCTCTGATTTCTCTTTTGTTGCCCACGTGCTGGCATCGGGCATGGGGTCGCTCTTGGAGGTGACATTGTGGCCCTGGCTCTGCCACTGGTTGGCCAGATAGCTATTCCATTCGGAGTAGTGCTTGAGGTGCTCCGGTAGCTCGTCATCGGCATAGATGGCCTCGACCGGGCAGACCGGGACGCAGGCATTGCAGTCGATGCATTCGTCGGGGTGGATCACCAGGAAATTGGGCCCTTCATAAAAACAATCGACCGGGCAGACCTCGACGCAGTCGGTGTGTTTGCAGTTGATACAGGCCTCGGTTACAACGTAAGGCATAAGAGCATCCTCCCTGGTAGGACGGTTTGGGTAAGTGCGGAACGATTAACAGGTGCCTTCAACGGGCGGTCGGAAAATACATCCGGCACGGAGGGAAACCAAGTCGAGCCCCGGTTTTGTCATCCGGTGGAGGCGTCACTCGAACAGTTCGCCTGTGCGGAGCGGTGGAATGCGGTTGAAGTGGGCGTAGGCACGAGGCGTGGCGACACGTCCGCGGGGGGTGCGTTCGATAAAGCCTTCCAGAATCAGATAGGGTTCGTACACCTCCTCGATGGTGCCCGGCTCTTCGCCGGCGGAAACGGCGAGGTTGGAAAGACCGGTCGGCCCGCCGGAAAATTTTTCTATCAGGGTGAGCAAAATGCGCTTATCCATTTCGTCCAACCCCTCGGTGTCGACGTCCAGAGCGTTCAACGCGTGGTCTGCCAGGGCGCGCGTGATGCGGCCGTCTCCCTGGACCTGCGCGAAGTCCCGCGTGCGTCGGAGGAGACGGTTGGCGATGCGCGGGGTGCCGCGACTGCGGCGCGCGATCTCGTAGGCGCCGGACGCATCGATCTCAAGATTCAGGATCTGGGCGGAGCGGACGACAATCCGCTGGAGCAGTTCGGCGTCGTAGTAGTCGTAGCGGAAGTCGATGCCGAATCGCGCGCGGAGGGGCGCCGTCAGCAGGCCTTTTCGGGTAGTGGCGCCGACGAGTGTAAAGGAGGGCAGGGCGATCTGGACGCTCCGCGCGTTGGGGCCGGCGTCGATCACGATGTCGATCTTGTAGTCTTCCATCGCCGAATACAGGTACTCCTCGACGATCGGGCTGAGGCGGTGGATCTCGTCGATGAAGAGGACGTCGCCCTCTTCCAGGTTGGTGAGGATGCCGGCGATGCTAGCTGGCTTGTCGAGTACGGGGCCGCTGGTCGACTTGAGGCCGGCGCCCATTTCGGAGGCGATGATATGAGCGAGTGTCGTTTTTCCAAGTCCGGGCGGGCCCGAGAGTAGAACGTGGTCAAGCGTTTCGCTGCGTTGCAGGGCCGCCGTCATGAAGATCTGCAGGTTGTCCTTGATCT includes:
- a CDS encoding acyl carrier protein, with product MSEIQSKVFAIVADKLGVEEDNITIESNFINDLGADSLDTVELIMEFEKEFDVTIPDEDAEKISTVGHAVAYLKEKTS
- a CDS encoding adenosylhomocysteinase codes for the protein MDYKQGAYKVRDLSLADAGRMRIEWAESRMPVLMRLRDKYAAAKPFKGYKITGCLHVTKETAVLIETLAACGAEVAWSGCNPLSTNDEVAAALAKSGIEIYAWHGMNTEEFYWCIDRTIDKTPHLTLDDGADLIFTVHNRFPEKADTIIGGSEETTTGVHRLRAMAADGKMLYPVYAVNDAETKWDFDNVYGTGQSTLDGVLRATSVLIAGKNVVVAGYGHCGRGVAMRAKGLGANVIVTEVKPTAALKAILEGNSVMTMEDAAKVGDIFITATGMSDVVRGRHFAKMKDGAIVCNTGHYDFELNLKELAELSKDTRVIRANNREYTLENGRRVYVLADGRLVNLAAAEGHPSEVMDMSFANQFMAHLTLVQAHERGDALQPIVYDLPQELDQEIASVKLETMGLSIDSLTEEQVAYATDYAAGT
- the ruvB gene encoding Holliday junction branch migration DNA helicase RuvB; translated protein: MISHRTATDPREEDFERALRPNRLGDFIGQQKIKDNLQIFMTAALQRSETLDHVLLSGPPGLGKTTLAHIIASEMGAGLKSTSGPVLDKPASIAGILTNLEEGDVLFIDEIHRLSPIVEEYLYSAMEDYKIDIVIDAGPNARSVQIALPSFTLVGATTRKGLLTAPLRARFGIDFRYDYYDAELLQRIVVRSAQILNLEIDASGAYEIARRSRGTPRIANRLLRRTRDFAQVQGDGRITRALADHALNALDVDTEGLDEMDKRILLTLIEKFSGGPTGLSNLAVSAGEEPGTIEEVYEPYLILEGFIERTPRGRVATPRAYAHFNRIPPLRTGELFE
- the fdxA gene encoding ferredoxin FdxA gives rise to the protein MPYVVTEACINCKHTDCVEVCPVDCFYEGPNFLVIHPDECIDCNACVPVCPVEAIYADDELPEHLKHYSEWNSYLANQWQSQGHNVTSKSDPMPDASTWATKEKSEQDILTWESGEQPD
- the metK gene encoding methionine adenosyltransferase — protein: MAYLFTSESVSEGHPDKVADQISDAILDALLEQDSRSRVAVETLVTTGLVMLSGEVTTSAYIDVQQIARDVIREIGYVDPRLRFDAESCAVLSSIHEQSPDISQGVTEGAGLYAEQGAGDQGMMFGYASCETEELMPMTLVFSHGLVRELANIRKHTNLMPYLRPDAKSQVTIEYEDDRRTPRRVHTVVVSTQHDEEVSQKRIYEDVREILLPRVISADLIDKDLILHVNPTGRFVIGGPHGDTGLTGRKIIVDTYGGRGAHGGGAFSGKDPSKVDRSAAYAARHVAKNLVAAGLAEEVLVQIAYAIGVASPVSIDVSTYGTGVVDDKQLVQLVRETFDLRPTSIIRQLDLLRPKYRQTAAYGHFGRSEFSWEALDRVDTLKRGAAQLA
- a CDS encoding T9SS type A sorting domain-containing protein, which codes for MRRGGPGKLAALVLLVALATAPGAHAQVRPGRARMAERLSTPAAERFALADTLTRFRTRTVPGGRLDLDSGVLRAAYRIPADGSLLDGTAEASARRYLAREAGAFGLDPSLQDLVVIGRVVGERSSHLTFQQVYRGIPVYNRTVRVNLDARGAPTQVLSGYAPALAPPSGIAPAPILSPEDVVALARGFLRGDMARHTPPGPVILPDPFRLAWRLVAWGAVSHAEWEILVDDATGEPIQIRDLSTHAHAYPAGDSPSFLSRRAPSNPLPSIARVPGQGYVFDPDPLTTSGAAYALPFVDADDEDVPEINNQRVLVDLPDISLGGDGLYRLDGPHVRIVGESPAGNLVYDPPAEAQPDGFRYGRADDAFEAVNVYYHVDKSQRHVKSLDIGRSIQDRAISINPHGLGNEDNSRFYPTLNYIAFGAGGVDDAEDAFVIWHEYGHALLQESAPGLLDGTEGRALHEGWADYWAASYARSLAEQGIAPRNDWQRFFKWDSGDGAIWAGRQLAFQGVYPTATDCDDRPFACDIYSDGMLWAVAQMSVYDVLGRTITDRLNLASHAYLMHPVTFRDADEAIVQADIDLYGGEHVNLLFELFDQRGLIEHQNFSPLVIHTPITWVEQLGGTVIFEVSAVGISAEIDQVTIQYGFGSTLTEQLTLAPVGDDRYVGAVDMPAESGTVIYAVEVRDKTGLMSRLPSIAEETRYAFTLGPDTEPPTIAHEPIGLVALADWPPAVSAQSTDNLGVDSLTVEFQIVDPLGRVIADSSFGLVAGEDDYSAAFPVSVASMSPASVVTYRLLAHDQALVPNTSTLPADGLFSFSIVSEGGVLRYYDFEAAVEGVEADGSWQMDTPTYGTHFAHSGDQLWGTNPRGPYGEAAGRSSLQLPSLRVSTAGDTYLVFWHYVDTEHDGTAGPGRATLATLWDGGNVKASTDNGVSWVILQPVGGYDGTIATGRNNPMGGEPGFGGFSYGWQRALFALPIAEEVSIRFDFGVDDGNEQQARAFAGWYIDDITVLGEPPTDTAPPQAGVLPAAVQSPGPGQPLPDLYVEATDDVGVRSVEVLYTAYTAAGASEGSVRLVMSEQNPLVFQAPFVVAEAASMVVGDSLVYRVRVTDFDGKTALYPALGQRAFRVEYRLQEAIDLAVDAVATGVWRREGTDWVVESNDAAPVLSSLVFARQDLPSNVDQLSLLFLYRVSFLMDESRGMNVKVSEDGGATWDLLEPVGGYGESLTEGPLAGEPVFRGGAEGLQQATFDLMDRRGRQLIVRLDAAAGVFDETEVWQLSAATLRYATLDPVNGGFEIPRELALHANYPDPFAASTTIGYTIPDDVRVGLAVYDMLGRLRARLVDANQSAGTYTHLFDAGELASGVYLLRLDTPMGSRVERMVVAR